A segment of the Salvelinus namaycush isolate Seneca chromosome 42, SaNama_1.0, whole genome shotgun sequence genome:
AAGTGGAGACCTTGTccacagagcaggtagggtgtGTGGGGTCTCCCAGGAGAGATAATGTCTTCGCAGGGCATTTCTGTGGCTCAGCTTGAGCTTTACCCTGGGACCTCTCTGCCTTGGCCTCTGCTGCTTCCTTCCTCTCAGCTTTCACAGGTATGTGTGGGGACTGGGAGTACTTTGTTGGAACCTGGGGGCTGGGCTTGGCCAAGACGGggtctgctcctgctcctcctgCTGCTCTCGCTGCAGTCTCTTTGCTGCTAGCTAGTTGGAGGCCTTTGGCTCGAAGACGCTCATCGTCTGTTggggaagaggagtggaacaccACCACCTTCTGGGATTGTGGATCCTTCGGTCTTAGCTGTGGCCCGGGTTCTCTCACTGGGCACGTGCAGAACAGGTCATCAACTGACAGGAGGTCATTAGAGCTTGAAGGCTTGATGGTCTCGCTAGAGGCAGTCTCGGCATCTTGGCACATGTTTGTGGGGCAAATCTTGGTGGAGGCAGTTCTGTCTACAGCCAAGAGAATAGGTAAGGCTTTGTTGGTAGGGTCCGGGCTCAGAGGCGCAGACTTCTTCCCCTTGATCCCTGCAGAGAGATTCGGGCTTAGTTTTCCCACAGCAGAACAGGGTGACCTTTGATCCTTGCTGACCTTGGGTGCCTGCCCTGGATCGGACACTTTCAGCTCCTCAGGTGACTTTGCAGGGCGGTCTTGGGTGCACGCTTTGGTAGGCTCTGGTTTTGCCTTCTTGCCTTCACTCGGTTCACTCTGCGATGGGTCTTGGGTAACGTTACTCCCCTGCTTCACTGAGCTGAGACCTGGACTGGTAGTCTCCTTAGCAGGGCTGAGCTTTAGGGGAACAGTCTTACTGAGGGTCACTGGCTTCGAGGGGCAGCTGCCGCGGATCTGACCCATGGAGAACGCACCACCCTCTATAGTCTGGGTGGTGCAGCCTGGTATGGCCAAGGGGAAGTCCCTGCGACTGAAGATACGCTCCTTGTTGATATGGTGGGCCAGCAGGTAGGCCTGGTTCTGGTGCTGCTTCATGGCCGACGCCATCTCTGAGACGTCTGTCAGCTCAGAGGAGTTGGTCTCGTGCCCTGAGTCCAACGATGACTCAGGCGTAATGGCCGCCAACACGATCAACCCTACGGAAAGAAGGAAACACAAGACACTATCAGGGTCACGAGGAAGTCATGAAATATCACAGACAGGTGGAAAGCAGTCATTGATTGTGCAAAGATGGCACAGCAAATATATTGTTTCTAAGTACTAACTCATCAAAATCCCTTGATGTTTCCTTTAAAGCTCTGCTAACCGTCTGTGAGTAAAACCTTGTTTGGCATCAAACTGAATTTTAATCAAGACTGAGTGAACTCTTGTGTTTCTCTCGCTATCAAAATATACAACACAAGAGACTTTGTTCAGTGTCAAGCAGTGTTCTGTAAAACAGCACGTCAAAACGTAGTCTTTTTGTCTCTGTTTTGGGATGCTAAAGCTTTGAACTTGAATTCTGCTATCAAGCCAGCCTCAGTTCATCggggcgtggactctacaaggtgtttgaaagtgttccacagggatgttgactccaatgcttcccacagctgttcacacaggaaactgttgagcgtgaaaaacccagcaacattGCAATTTTTGACAGACTCAAATAGGTGCGCttggcacctattaccataccctgttcaaaggcacttaaatcttttgtcttccccattcaccctctgaataacACACATACAGAGtccatgcctcaattgtctcaaggcataaaaatccttctttaacctgtctccccccttcatctacactgaagtgtacaaaacattaggaacacctgctctttccatgacatagactgaccaggtgaaaactatgatcccttattgatgtcacttgttaaatccactcaaatcattgtagatgaaggggaggagacaattgagatattttttaaatattttttttattttacctttatttaactaggcaggtcagttaagaacaaattcttatttacaatgacggcacaCATGGATAGACATGGTGAGTATGTgcatcattcagagggtgaacaaaagattcaagtgcctttgaacagggtatggtagtaggtgccaggtgcaccggtttgagtgtgtcaagaactgcaaagctgctggatttttcatgctcaacagtttcccgtgtgtatcaagaatggtccatcacccaaaggacatctagccaacttgacacaacgttgggaagcattggagtcaacatgggccaggatcactgtggaacgctttctacaccttgtagagttcattcCTCGACAAACTGAGGCTgtcctgagggcaaaagggggtgcaactcaatattaggattgtgttcctaatattttgtacactcagtgtataaaaacatttcaaagtgCCTTTAGTAGTCACTGAACCCTAAAATTAACAATTAGCACTAAAAATAGCCCTTGTAGCATGACTCGGTATGTTGACCTGTGGTCTGAGCTGGCTGTTGGGGGTGATGGGGGAAATCCTCTGATGCAGCTAGGGCCTCCAGGGCCTGCAGAGTGGACACCAGAGCATCATCCAGCTCCTGGGCATGGTCCCGTACTGTCCTGGTGGCCACGTTGTCTATCAACGTCACCGGGACATCCTCTGGAGCCGGTAGCACTTCCTTGGCAGAAGCCTTGGCAGAGCTCTTGCCGGCAGCAGCCCCAGTTGCAGTGCTTGGACTGGGGATGGAGTTTGGGTTTGGTTGAGACTTCCGTCCTCTCTTGGAGTCGTCTTCATCCGAGCTGTTGTCCCTGAAGCCAGGCGGAGGGGCAGCAATGGCTGGCGGAGGAGGCTGCAGCTTTCTTCctacttcctcttcctcttcgttCCCCGGGGGAGGCAGGGCCATGAGGTCTACTGCACCACCATCACGGGAGGCACAGGCGCTGGAGCAGTGCTTCGACGAGTTGCCGCTGCTTCCACCGTTTAAGGCCACAGCCACTCCCTCTGCCCTCAACCTGGCCTTGCAGGAGTCACAGAAGAACCGTGTAGCTCGCTGGGACTGCCCCATGGTTTGGGCTCTGCTCCTGAAGACCACTGAGCTCTCCTGGACGGGGCTCTCCGGCCTCCCGCCAATCGCCTCTGTGCTCCGGAGCATTGGGTCAGACTTGGCACTGGGCCGCTCTGGTGCCTCTTGGGAAATTAAGTTCTCATTGATGTCGAGCTCGGGTTCTGCCTGCATTTGGAGCTCCTGCAGCTGTTGTGGCTCCCGGAGATGAACATGGCATAGACccaggtgttgggactctgcggGCAGTGGGGCAGTCGCTGTCTTCTGAGACTGGGACCCCGGGTCCCTCGTATGGGGTCTTTCCCTCTCGTCCCCTCGTCGGTCTCCACTGGACGCCGCTGTGACGCCAGAGCGTGGGTGGGCGTGGTGGGAACCTCTGTAATCTGAGGACAGAATTGTCAGAGCAATTGAGAGGCTGAGAGGTGAGAAATCGCATGGGAGGATGACGTGGGTCCTTATGGGAAAATAGAGGAGAAGGCTGGTGGATTCTTTTCAGTGATGGATGCTGGAGACTGGAGTTGGAGGTTTGAGGTAAGTCTGGTGGGATGTTATGGGACGTAGCAGCCTTCCTCTCATGCAAGCACACCACCACAGCAGATGGAAACAGAGCTGTGCATGTTTGAATATTACATGTATACTTGATTACAGAGATAAAAGCAAGGCAAAACCCCTGAAATGTTACCCTATGCATGGAAAAGGGAGAGAATAGTCCAATGAAGATGAGATCTCAGGATGGAGATGGGAGGAGCGACAGCAGAGGTGATTGGTAGCTGTTGATATGGTTTAGGTCCGGATGCACAGATGCATTATGGAGAAGCAGGTCTCAGTCCAGTTGGATTGAGCAGAGTTGGTTGCAGTATAATGGTTTACATGCAATGCCTCACACTTGCAGGCACACACAAAAACCTGTAAATGGAATCCTTGAGATGCAAACTGATATGCTAAGTTTGAATGCTGAGTTTGTATGCTGAGTTTTATTGTTACAAAATGTAGCCAAAGCAAACAGTATGGAAACGATTTTAACCGCAAATGAATTTTTTTTCTCCGTTTTATCTAAAGCTAATAATAATGGAATTTCTGTAACACTTCCCGAAACACTAGACTTACAGAAACACcatgtatacaaaagtatgtggacacccccttcaaattagtggattcagcaattttagccacacccgttgctgacaggtgtataacatcgagcacacagccatgcaatctccatagacaaatgttggcagtagaatggtcttactgaagagctcagtgactttcaacgtggcacagtcataggatgtcacctttccaacaagtcagttcatcaaattttttccctgctagagctgccccggtcaactgtaagtgctgttattgtgaagtggaaacatataggagcaacaacagttcagccgcgaagtggtaggtcacacaagctcacagaacgggatcgccGAATGCTGaagcaatgccaagcatcatctggagtggtgtaaagctcgtcaccattggactctggagcagtggaagcgTGTTTTCTGGCGGTCCGACCAACTAATCTGTGTTTGGCagtgccaggagaacgctacctgccccaatgcatagtgccaactgtaaagtttggcggaggaggaataatggtctggggatgtttgtcatggttcgggctaggcaatgaagggaaatcttaaagatacagcatacaatgacaatcTAGACGATTATGTGCTTCCCACTTTGAGGCAACAGtgtgggaaaggccctttcctgtttcagcatgacaatgtcctcactaatgctcttggggctgaatggaagcaagtccccgcagcaatgttccaacatctagttgaaagccttcccagaagagtggaggctgttatagcagcaaagggggggaccaacttcatattaatgcgcatgattttggaatgagatgttcgacgatcaagtgtccacatacttttggtcatgtagtatacATTTCTTAAACATCAACAGATATTGTGAATATGCAGTTTCATTGCAAGTCCTAATAAATCAAGGAGGTGACTACTAACATACCTGCCTTGATCATATAAGACTGACCAGGTGTCCGGTAGTAGATGGTTCGTTTGGGGTCCACGAACAGCTTGTAGTAGCCGGAGATGAGACAGGCAAAGTTACTGGCATCAGGCCACTCCATCAACAGGACCAGAGGCTGCAGGGGTGGATCATTAAGACTTAGATTAAGATTCCTTTATTGTCAATTGTACACAAGGTCCAatggaaatgtgtcttctgctttATCCAATAATGTAGATATATTGGCTTTATCCCAGCCCctccgaaacacacacacacacattcataaacAGAGGTTGgagcagagatggagagaagttAAGAGACTTCAACAAAGCATTTGACTGTATATTTAATATAATGGCCATACCGGTACTTCAACTTGGTTTATGTTGTAGGTTTGAtttcatttaatttaatttgaaaGGAATTCTTCTGTGCAGCGAAAATCTATGCTAGGTAGCATGGTCTACTAGTATGATGCAATGATTTCTGGCAAAACAAACAAATCTCATTCTTTTGAGTTCCACCCTGAGCCTCATAATGTCCTTCTAGATCTATAGTTGTACATGTGTTCAATCTGTCATATACCTTGGCCTCATGTATGGCCACCTCTACGCGGGCAACGCCCTGGTTCTCCCGGTGCAGCTGTATCTTAGCAACGCGACTGAACTCTGTCAGAACCGTGGTCAGGTTGTTCTTCAGGTCGATCACATGACCGATGCCGTGCCGCGGACCCACCAGCAGCGTAGTGGCCGACTGCTTCTCATCCTGTGGATCAATCAGTcagtaaatcaatcaatcaacagagagagagctcTTAATTCATGCAATAACATTTATAGAACTTAACTCAGAAACAGGCATTCTTTAAAAGTGGCCAATGAAGTGAGTTGATTATATGTAGTATACATACACATGTATGTAGTAACAATTTGGAGTTGATTATATTTGTTATATCAGTTTGGAGTTGATTATACTTGCTATATATCAGTTTGGAGTTGATTATACTTGTTATATATCAGTTTGGAGTTGATTATACTTGTTATATCAGTTTGGAGTTGATTATACTTGTTATATCAGTTTGGAGTTGATTATACTTGTTATATATCAGTTTGGAGTTGATTATACTTGTTATATCAGTTTGGAGTTGATTATACTTGTTATATCAGTTTGGAGTTGATTATACTTGTTATATCAGTTTGGAGTTGATTATATTTGTTATATCAGTTTGGAGTTGATTATACTTGCTATATCAGTTTGGAGTTGATTATACTTGTTATATCAGTTTGGAGTTGATTATACTTGTTATATATCAGTTTGGAGTTGATTATACTTGTTATATCAGTTTGGAGTTGATTATACTTGTTATATCAGTTTGGAGTTGATTATATTTGTTATATCAGTTTGGAGTTGATTATATTTGTTATATATCTGATTGGAGTTGATTATACTTGTTATATCAGTTTGGAGTTGATTATACTTGTTATATATCAGTTTGGAGTTGATTATACTTGTTATATCAGTTTGGAGTTGATTATACTTGTTATATATCAGTTTGGAGTTGATTATACTTGTTATATATCTGATTGGAGTTGATTATACTTGTTATATCAGTTTGGAGTTGATTATACTTGTTATATATCAGTTTGGAGTTGATTATACTTGTTATATCAGTTTGGAGTTGATTATACTTGTTATATATCAGTTTGGAGTTGATTATACTTGTTATATATCAGTTTGGAGTTGATTATACTTGTTATATCAGTTTGGAGTTGATTATACTTGTTATATCAGTTTGGAGTTGATTATACTTGTTATATATCAGTTTGGAGTTGATTATACTTGTTATATCAGTTTGGAGTTGATTATACTTGTTATATATCAGTTTGGAGTTGATTATACTTGTTATATCAGTTTGGAGTTGATTATACTTGTTATATATCTGATTGGAGTTGATTATACTTGCTATATCAGTTTGGATGTCTGGCCTGGGATGCTACAAGGCTACAGGAAAACATAAACATGAGCTGTATGTTGACAAAAGAGAAATTCATCATAAAAGAGTGGGACTCATATATGATGTGGGAATACAAAATTGGAATGGTCATAAGGGAATgttaagccgtcattgtaaataagaatttgttcataactgacttgcctagttaaataaaggttaaataaataaataaatgttgccATTACTAGTCCGACGGTGTGGAACAGCAAGCCTCCAAAGGGCGGAAGATCGTTGAGGACACGCATGTACTGCAGCTTTccctggagaggagggacctgtcagtagacacaacacaacactcaAGGGCCCAGTCTCAATAGTCTCTAGTGGCTTCCTCTACTCGTCTCCTCGATCTGCACTAACATTAAAGAACTGGACAGGTGAAATTAAAAACCTAGCTGGCATCCTTCATATTGCTTTCACTTATCTTGTGATTTCagatcagtggagatgaaggagaggagacgaggaggaGAAGCCACTTAATATGGTTGAGATTCACCCAAGGATGACAAGACGGATGTGGTCGCCCTGTTGCTAGCTTCTACTACTGAGATTCACCCAAGGATGACCATTGGATTTTATACTGCAATACTATACATGTCCACTTGGGGTCACTGTTTAGCCATGTATTGGGGCACAAGCACACTGTTTAAATATGTATGGGACTCCACAGCCAGTTAAATCCAAAGATAAACTGCTTAACGGAGAGTGCAAGCCCTCAGATGAAAGGTAGGCTATACAATGAATCTGAATAACTTAGTGTTATAGCTATGCTGTATCTAGAGAATATTTACTGAAAGGAAGGTCATTGTGTGAGAGAGGACAGATCACCTTATTGCCGGAGGGAGGCGGATGCTGATAGGTTTTGAGCAGCTGTGACAGGGTCTTACACACATTCTTCTCCTTGATGGTGGGAAGCAGAGTGAGGGGTAGGAAGGGTTCCAGACCCCACTCCTtcctggggagggagagagagagaaagagatgtgggaatagagaggaggggggagagtagagagcaaggggagagaggaagaaagagagagagagagatggtataaTCAGTCAGATGCTGACAGCTGTGGGACCATGTCTATATCTCAGGGAGAGACCCCCAGGGAAGACTCGtgggctatgtcccaaatggcaccctattcctttatAGCCctgtgggctctggtcaaaagtagtgcacaacataGGGAACAGAGTGCCAGTTGGGACGCATCCCAACGACTGCTCCTGTTCTCTGTCACACTGACAGGGCCCCCCTCAGAGTCAGACTCAGACAGGAGGGAGAACACTGGCTCtactctgtctgtgtgactgaatGACTTGACTTGCAACAACTGTTGTTTCATTGTATTCACTTGCATATTATGTTTTTGTTGAACGCACtgattgtaagtcgctctggataagagtatctGCTAAATTAGTCTGTCAGAGTGAATTAGTTATCAGAATTATCTacactcaacaaaaatataagcacatgcaacaatgtcaaagattttactaagttacagttcatataaggaaatcagtacaTTTAAAttcattcattaggccctaatctatggatttcaaatgactgggaatacagatatgcatctgtttgtcacagatgcaaaaaaaggtaggggcatggatcagaaaaccagtcagtatctggtgtgaccaccatttgcctcatgcagcgtgacacatctccttcgcacagagttgatcaggctgttgcttGTGGCCTGTGGGATGTTGTCCACTCCTCTGCAATggttgtgtgaagttgctggatattggcgggaactggaacacgctgttgtacatgtcgatccaAAGCATCCCGAACATGTTCAATGGTTGTtatgtctggtgagtacgcaagccatggaagaactgcgacattttcagtttccaggaattgtgtacagatccttgtgacatggggccgtgcattatcatgctgaaacatgaggtgatggtggtggatgaccggcacgacaatgggcctcaggatctcgtcacgatatctctgtgcattcaaattgccattgataaaatacaattgtgttcattgtacGTAGCTTATGGTTTCCCATACcttaaccccaccgccaccatggggcactctgttcacagctTTGACATCACCAAACCGCTCggccacacaacgccatacacgctgtctatcatctgcccggtacagttaaaactgggattcatctgtgaagagcacacttctccagtatgccagtggccatcgaatgtgagcatttacccactgaagtcggttgtgatgccgaactgcagtcaggtcaagaccctggtgaggatgacgagcatccAGATTAACTTCCCTGGGACGGTTTCTaaaagtttgtgcagaaattcttcggttgtgcaaacccacagtttcatcagctaaccgggtggctggtctcagacgatcccacaggtgaagaagctggatgtggaggtcctgggctggcgtggttacacgtggtctgcggttgtgaggctgattggacgtactgccaaattctctaaaactactttaggaggcggcttatggtagagaaatgtgcacctgtgaaatgatcatgctgtttaatcagcttcttgatatgccacacctgtca
Coding sequences within it:
- the frmpd3 gene encoding FERM and PDZ domain-containing protein 3, coding for MLKDDSLLLIPNVLKVFLENGQIKSFTFDSRTTVRDVISSLQDRLSLRYIEHFALVLESGGLDQNQRLHLLQENQPLSHVVHRTYFQGMKCLFRICFFPKDPADLLRRDPAAFEYLYIQSRNDVIKERFGMDWKSDVTLRLAALHIYITVSSARPNQKISLKNVEKEWGLEPFLPLTLLPTIKEKNVCKTLSQLLKTYQHPPPSGNKVPPLQGKLQYMRVLNDLPPFGGLLFHTVGLDEKQSATTLLVGPRHGIGHVIDLKNNLTTVLTEFSRVAKIQLHRENQGVARVEVAIHEAKPLVLLMEWPDASNFACLISGYYKLFVDPKRTIYYRTPGQSYMIKADYRGSHHAHPRSGVTAASSGDRRGDERERPHTRDPGSQSQKTATAPLPAESQHLGLCHVHLREPQQLQELQMQAEPELDINENLISQEAPERPSAKSDPMLRSTEAIGGRPESPVQESSVVFRSRAQTMGQSQRATRFFCDSCKARLRAEGVAVALNGGSSGNSSKHCSSACASRDGGAVDLMALPPPGNEEEEEVGRKLQPPPPAIAAPPPGFRDNSSDEDDSKRGRNSAKASAKEVLPAPEDVPVTLIDNVATRTVRDHAQELDDALVSTLQALEALAASEDFPHHPQQPAQTTGLIVLAAITPESSLDSGHETNSSELTDVSEMASAMKQHQNQAYLLAHHINKERIFSRRDFPLAIPGCTTQTIEGGAFSMGQIRGSCPSKPVTLSKTVPLKLSPAKETTSPGLSSVKQGSNVTQDPSQSEPSEGKKAKPEPTKACTQDRPAKSPEELKVSDPGQAPKVSKDQRSPCSAVGKLSPNLSAGIKGKKSAPLSPDPTNKALPILLAVDRTASTKICPTNMCQDAETASSETIKPSSSNDLLSVDDLFCTCPVREPGPQLRPKDPQSQKVVVFHSSSPTDDERLRAKGLQLASSKETAARAAGGAGADPVLAKPSPQVPTKYSQSPHIPVKAERKEAAEAKAERSQGKAQAEPQKCPAKTLSLLGDPTHPTCSVDKVSTFPSADSKKQGGGKGKAQRSAPFLSIKNLLSATFPARIRRETDERRAQLQKVRQYELEFLEELLKPKSSGGEYLPQGSSPVPSGTPCACQLRTSPVLKAPGISREQRRSCDCKRMCRGIRLPDTPVGSTAEPQQHRGRERSLSKTPQATSKTPHSQGGPRRPQTLEIKTTRIRSTSLESREPRGEQASCLPTCTSRTPDCMGAPQYKKLQRRYSIGEVDNAEGTPLYAEVKPKAKSLEKEMERVRATGLRLPMPVGPVHNQTQTHMAAAAAKGKKGVFFVQGEELLRESREGAPTEMLLGLPSEDSDDREKCCSFCFCYRKCEAADESSEKEELSYSIPLQVLPGMQLDSQTLPVVSKTLQVLHAEGCSGEEEEIEEEEEEEEPQTQEIDLRACGTLEGSLARVQSLQGKTFSLPDGFLNAQLDANELLAILRQCANVPQVDNESRLQPSRIVEYKQELAVRFKEFRAACRRVASVEKSPTRMLSVVTASFLVLCELTQTFIKLVRGVRSEAQRLQLLRKVEEVAINYTLLLRAAEDAMGHSSSLPNKSMSPQVTTTTTNMGSLSRPMKTLPTQ